A genome region from Eremothecium cymbalariae DBVPG#7215 chromosome 4, complete sequence includes the following:
- the UTP6 gene encoding snoRNA-binding rRNA-processing protein UTP6 (similar to Ashbya gossypii AER317W), giving the protein MSSKARYYLEQCIPEIMDLIDKDLFTKNEVNAIMKKRTDFEHRLNSRGSSIRDYMKYIEYEKNVEKLRLKRVKRILQTVRTNSVSDWSIQQRIIFIFQRGCNKFPKELKFWSLYLNHLKSSGTKASYKKIHNVYEQLLKHHPANVEIWISCAKYEYEVHANFKTCRTVFQTGLRFNPDVAKLWFEYVKFELTFVTKLLNRRKVMNLINEREQELDMLQQQQLSKGVDEKDNDGVEAGIKALKNPTSGDKMKDKLNELPEADMDMLGTADTNPALRGDIALTIFDVAMKTLGENFIKKHKGYYSLMDSKLDKELSRNALEFMFENGMEYIKLFDQYPDLNREYLIHHVIQYFKIEHYDITLESELPQLYISLVLQDIVMNIRYMTVDELDIDQLQLSVKKYISYKSKCDGDLIKHLRILYTSHLQEQLLFKLDKDQDPRYNILNNILKKL; this is encoded by the coding sequence ATGTCCAGTAAGGCTAGATATTACTTGGAACAATGCATTCCAGAAATTATGGATTTGATTGACAAGGATCTATTTACGAAGAATGAGGTGAATGCAATTATGAAGAAGAGAACTGACTTTGAACATCGTCTAAATTCCAGAGGTTCTTCTATCAGAGATTATATGAAGTACATTGAATATGAGAAGAATGTTGAGAAATTACGTTTAAAACGTGTTAAACGAATTTTGCAGACTGTAAGAACCAATAGTGTTTCAGATTGGTCTATACAGCAGAGgattatattcatatttCAGCGTGGATGCAATAAATTCCCCAAGGAGTTGAAGTTCTGGTCTTTGTATTTAAACCATTTAAAGAGCAGTGGAACCAAGGCTTCTTACAAAAAGATTCACAATGTGTATGAGCAATTGCTGAAACATCATCCGGCTAATGTGGAAATTTGGATATCGTGTGCTAAATACGAATATGAAGTTCATGCGAATTTTAAGACTTGTAGAACTGTTTTTCAAACTGGTTTGAGGTTTAATCCAGATGTTGCCAAATTATGGTTTGAATATGTAAAATTTGAACTGACTTTTGTTACAAAGTTACTTAACAGAAGGAAGGTTATGAATTTGATCAACGAGAGAGAACAGGAGTTGGACATGttgcaacagcagcagttaTCTAAAggtgttgatgaaaaagaTAATGACGGCGTGGAAGCTGGCATTAAAGCGTTAAAGAATCCTACCAGTGGTGACAAGATGAAGGATaaattaaatgaattacCAGAAGCAGACATGGATATGTTGGGAACTGCGGATACAAACCCAGCATTGCGTGGTGATATTGCATTAACTATTTTCGACGTTGCGATGAAAACATTGGGCGAAAATTTCATCAAGAAGCATAAGGGATACTACTCTTTGATGGATTCAAAACTTGACAAGGAACTAAGTCGGAATGCACTAGAATTTATGTTTGAAAACGGCATGGAATACATTAAACTATTTGATCAGTATCCCGATTTAAACAGAGAGTATTTAATTCATCATGTGattcaatattttaaaatagaGCACTATGATATTACCTTGGAAAGCGAATTGCCACAATTGTATATCTCATTGGTTCTGCAGGATATTGTGATGAATATTAGGTACATGACTGTTGATGAGCTGGATATCGACCAACTACAGTTATCGGTGAAAAAATACATTTCTTACAAAAGTAAATGTGATGGTGATTTAATTAAGCACCTCAGGATATTGTATACGTCTCATCTACAGgaacaacttctttttaagTTGGATAAGGACCAGGACCCGAGGTACAACATTTTGAACAACattttaaagaagttgTAG
- a CDS encoding putative hydrolase (similar to Ashbya gossypii AER322C) — MFGLRKYVVNQSDVDQANGGTILFDDQQELFLGELVRYKISVKASEVRTAHGNNHFTVRLKNIESALLRPIYLTGPHSLYVDIRPNNYDELIEFKGDDLQYVADLRPDESFNGVLKMNGDARVGESDVYAWTIDVLSQMTVMAAQTVRFRICIGNTKGITKFAIKRPREEIGEVKGFTAEILTTPKLWNASPPFPMQPAHLVIITHGIFSNVGCDMLYLRDQLDKVTQGFEESVNPNLILRGYHGNVARSHKGIEYLGHRLATYIVETVEELRAKYKVDKISFIGHSLGGVVQGAAVRYISLDKPDFFNVSKGGLQPVNFIALASPFLGVVGDFPMYATLALDIGALGTTGRDLSLKRDATKLHALMKSSNEDARKGPVLELIPTSPTKEVFELFVNRTTYANALNDGIVPLRTSALLYLDWYSLNEVNSISERQGNEELDLSSAKMNIGTTDSVEIPAQPIGKRSGFQWPFRRGILRDKKKWYRRSQTRTPGRSVSWDDDDNFTPPTKASALASAANIFVAALPTQQYLKTPKIRTDVIFHDKIYTPEELPPPYYRDREIFKKFLYPNDRIHRVEEQIARNWQETMTWRKVLVNIQPESHNNIIVRRRFVNSPGWVVIDHLVKEHFDPIQRDGKQLKSQ; from the coding sequence ATGTTTGGCCTTAGAAAATATGTTGTAAATCAGAGTGATGTGGATCAGGCCAACGGGGGTACAATTCTATTCGATGATCAACAGGAGCTATTTTTGGGTGAATTGGTTAGGTATAAGATTAGCGTCAAAGCTTCAGAAGTCCGTACCGCACATGGCAATAATCATTTTACTGtaagattaaaaaatattgagtCGGCTCTTTTACGTCCTATCTATTTAACGGGGCCACATTCATTATATGTTGATATTCGACCTAATAATTACGATGAATTAATTGAGTTTAAAGGGGATGATCTTCAGTATGTCGCAGATCTGAGGCCGGATGAATCGTTCAATGGGgtgttgaagatgaatgGGGATGCAAGAGTTGGTGAATCGGATGTGTATGCCTGGACTATTGATGTATTATCACAGATGACAGTGATGGCTGCACAGACCGTGAGGTTTAGGATATGCATAGGAAACACAAAAGGTATTACTAAGTTTGCTATAAAAAGGCCGAGAGAAGAGATCGGAGAAGTTAAAGGCTTCACGGCTGAGATTCTGACTACTCCCAAGTTGTGGAATGCAAGTCCGCCTTTTCCTATGCAGCCGGCACATTTGGTGATTATCACTCATGgtatattttcaaatgtgGGCTGTGATATGTTGTATTTGCGGGATCAGCTCGATAAGGTTACACAAGGTTTTGAAGAGAGTGTTAACCCAAATCTAATTCTGAGAGGGTACCATGGAAATGTGGCGAGGTCGCATAAGGGAATTGAATACCTGGGTCATAGGTTGGCGACTTACATTGTTGAgacagttgaagaattgagGGCTAAGTATAAAGTGGAtaaaatttcatttatCGGTCACTCCCTTGGAGGAGTTGTCCAGGGAGCCGCCGTGCGGTACATATCTTTAGACAAGCCTGATTTTTTTAACGTATCCAAGGGAGGTTTGCAGCCTGTTAACTTCATTGCTTTGGCTAGCCCTTTCCTTGGAGTAGTTGGTGATTTTCCGATGTATGCTACCCTTGCACTGGATATTGGTGCGCTGGGGACAACGGGTAGAGATTTGAGTTTGAAGAGGGATGCAACTAAACTACATGCATTGATGAAATCCAGCAACGAAGATGCCAGGAAGGGCCCAGTCTTGGAGCTGATTCCTACTTCACCCACTAAGGAAGTATTCGAACTGTTTGTTAATCGAACAACTTACGCGAATGCATTAAATGACGGGATTGTCCCTCTCCGAACTTCAGCCCTCTTATACTTGGATTGGTATAGCTTAAATGAGGTGAACTCTATTAGTGAACGTCAAGGTAATGAAGAACTTGACCTTAGCTCAGCTAAGATGAATATCGGCACAACTGACTCAGTAGAGATTCCGGCGCAGCCTATTGGTAAAAGAAGTGGATTTCAGTGGCCATTTCGGAGAGGTATTCTCAGAGATAAGAAAAAATGGTATAGACGCTCTCAAACCCGCACCCCAGGAAGAAGTGTTAGTTGGGACGATGACGATAACTTTACTCCTCCAACTAAGGCATCTGCGCTTGCCTCTGCAGCTAATATATTCGTTGCGGCGCTACCAACACAACAATATCTAAAAACTCCTAAAATTCGTACTGATGTTATATTCCATGATAAGATCTATACCCCAGAAGAGCTTCCACCTCCATATTATCGGGATAGggaaatatttaaaaaattcttATATCCAAATGACAGGATTCATAGGGTCGAAGAACAGATTGCTAGGAACTGGCAAGAAACCATGACCTGGAGAAAAGTATTGGTAAATATTCAACCTGAATCACATAATAACATAATAGTTAGGAGAAGATTTGTTAACTCACCTGGCTGGGTGGTCATTGATCATCTGGTCAAGGAACATTTCGACCCGATCCAACGTGATGGGAAGCAACTAAAATCACAATAG
- the DLD1 gene encoding D-lactate dehydrogenase (similar to Ashbya gossypii AER321W), translating into MFSSRFSLAARRIQLRGLRGATRWKSGFSKNSVVQKGSFKRFAVLALSLGSGFYAGNYVGEHWPGAKQHFPGPSTTALHEIEPPSYASEEDIRNAIEELRKVVDPFRVRVDDVDLEHHADNGLSPNKIRSANKPRCVIYPLSTEEVSRIMKIAYKYNVPVVPYSGATSLEGHLRSSRNGIVIDTSRMNKVLEVCADDLDVRVQAGVGWMQLNDYLANTPGYEHLMFGCDCGPSAHVCGMVNTNAAGVHANRYGPMAHNVVSLTAVLADGTVIKTKRKPRKSSAGYNLTGMLIGSEGTLAVITEVILRLQVKSPYETVAMVQFPRIFDCTTAVSELFKLGLQMNAVEFMDADTISCINESNLITREYKNLPTLYLKLGGLNKSIVHAQIDEVKKVCKKFGAQTFEFAKNKEEADELFSARKNALYVLMEHGYTKLDERSKLWITDVAVPLSKLATTVEEITQLFDDCPLSHAVIGHVADGNIHYCVFYTPEQYEQCSEVVAKMVDIGLKYDGTCSGEHGIGTGKRKYLEKELSASTINTMRKIKMALDPKRILNPDKIFKTDPEDHSY; encoded by the coding sequence ATGTTCAGCTCCAGATTCAGTTTAGCTGCTCGAAGGATACAGCTACGGGGGCTTAGAGGCGCAACTCGCTGGAAAAGTGGGTTTTCGAAGAACTCAGTGGTTCAGAAGGGATCTTTCAAACGTTTTGCTGTTTTGGCTTTGTCACTCGGTTCTGGTTTTTATGCAGGTAATTACGTTGGTGAACATTGGCCTGGTGCTAAGCAACATTTTCCTGGACCTTCAACTACTGCCTTGCATGAAATAGAACCGCCAAGCTATGCCTCGGAGGAAGATATTCGTAATGCTATCGAGGAGCTTAGAAAAGTCGTTGACCCATTTAGAGTTCGAGTTGATGATGTAGATCTCGAGCATCATGCAGATAACGGACTCTCCCCAAATAAAATTAGATCGGCCAACAAACCCAGATGTGTTATTTATCCACTATCTACCGAAGAAGTGAGTAGGATTATGAAGATAGCATATAAGTATAATGTACCTGTGGTCCCCTACTCTGGTGCAACGTCTTTAGAAGGACATTTGCGTTCTAGTAGAAATGGGATTGTAATTGACACTTCACGGATGAATAAGGTATTAGAAGTTTGTGCAGATGATCTGGATGTTAGGGTTCAAGCCGGTGTTGGGTGGATGCAGTTGAATGATTATTTGGCTAATACCCCGGGCTATGAACATCTAATGTTTGGTTGTGATTGTGGCCCAAGCGCACATGTTTGCGGTATGGTGAATACAAATGCTGCTGGTGTCCACGCTAATAGATATGGACCCATGGCCCATAATGTGGTATCTCTGACGGCCGTGCTAGCTGATGGTACTGttatcaaaacaaaaagaaagccAAGGAAATCTAGTGCAGGATACAATCTAACTGGTATGCTAATCGGCAGCGAGGGTACGTTGGCGGTTATTACCGAGGTAATTCTAAGGCTGCAAGTTAAATCGCCATATGAAACTGTAGCTATGGTGCAATTCCCTAGAATATTTGATTGTACTACAGCCGTATCTGAATTGTTTAAGTTAGGACTGCAAATGAATGCAGTAGAGTTCATGGATGCAGATACAATATCATGTATTAATGAAAGTAATTTAATTACTAGGGAATACAAAAATCTACCAACGCTATACCTAAAGTTAGGAGGCttaaacaaatcaattGTGCACGCTCAAATTGACGAAGTGAAAAAAGTTTGTAAGAAGTTTGGCGCCCAGACCTTTGAATTTGCCaagaacaaagaagaagcagacGAATTGTTCTCTGCCAGAAAAAATGCACTTTATGTTCTAATGGAACACGGCTATACGAAATTGGATGAACGTTCAAAACTTTGGATAACTGATGTGGCCGTTCCGTTGTCAAAATTAGCAACAACGGTGGAAGAAATTACGCAGCTGTTTGATGACTGCCCTTTGAGTCATGCTGTTATAGGTCATGTTGCAGACGGTAATATTCACTACTGTGTGTTCTACACGCCGGAACAATATGAGCAGTGCAGCGAAGTTGTTGCTAAGATGGTCGATATTGGTTTAAAATATGATGGCACTTGTTCTGGTGAACATGGCATCGGTACTGGGAAACGCAAGTACTTGGAAAAAGAACTGAGTGCATCCACGATTAATACTATGCGCAAAATAAAGATGGCCCTAGATCCCAAGAGAATTTTAAATCCAgacaaaatttttaaaacagatCCTGAAGATCATTCATATTAA
- a CDS encoding 40S ribosomal protein uS13 (similar to Ashbya gossypii AER315C 1-intron), which translates to MSLVVAEQGSFQHILRLLNTNVDGNVKIVYALTTIRGVGRRYANLICKKADVDLNKRAGELTQEELERIVQIMQNPTHYKIPAWFLNRQKDVNDGKDYHSLANNLESKLRDDLERLKKMRSHRGIRHFWGLRVRGQHTKTTGRRRG; encoded by the exons ATGTCTCTAGTTGTTGCTGAACAAGGTTCTTTCCAACACATTTTACG TTTGTTGAACACTAACGTTGATGGTAATGTTAAGATTGTGTACGCTTTGACTACCATTCGTGGTGTTGGTAGAAGATATGCCAACTTGATCTGCAAGAAGGCCGATGTGGACTTGAACAAGAGAGCTGGTGAGTTGACCcaggaagaattggaaagaATTGTCCAAATCATGCAAAACCCAACTCACTACAAGATTCCAGCTTGGTTCTTGAACAGACAAAAGGATGTTAACGATGGTAAGGACTACCACTCTTTGGCTAACAACTTGGAGTCTAAGTTGAGAGATGACTTGGaaagattgaagaagatgagaTCTCACCGTGGTATCAGACACTTCTGGGGCTTGCGTGTTAGAGGTCAACACACCAAGACCACTGGTAGAAGAAGAGGTTAG
- the ECM11 gene encoding Ecm11p (similar to Ashbya gossypii AER320C), with protein sequence MTVFKQEPGTGEIVLPSSCVDSVKEVQLIKTNSQRVNNRPEKQGEHGVQKVHKPAVNLHEDERKKDKLSKFLLKQPIVKQESVLISFQDTSPSSRSAEAVSKASGSVGPKKQGKEEAGGGGEAEEAAKVSQGSAGLLSDSILFTDACRPSKLKNTGSKGCHEPKKDPGSFQAIEQLLYEYDKSQENSENYEEVFGQVEEPTEYARVATLDFQKWAETGQEILKEHQELMAKMVANRAKLSYKFQVITQVINERAEVLMKQGTQFQEKLERIQTLGREILDII encoded by the coding sequence ATGACAGTATTTAAACAAGAACCGGGAACTGGTGAGATAGTGTTACCTTCGTCTTGTGTAGATTCGGTAAAGGAAGTTCAGTTGATCAAAACAAACTCTCAAAGAGTAAATAACCGCCCAGAAAAACAAGGCGAGCATGGAGTACAGAAGGTACATAAGCCTGCGGTAAATTTGCATGAGGATGAGCGCAAGAAGGATAAactttccaaatttttattgaagCAACCTATTGTCAAACAAGAGTCAGTACTTATATCTTTTCAAGATACGTCCCCATCGTCAAGATCAGCTGAGGCAGTCAGCAAGGCGAGCGGAAGTGTTGGACCAAAAAAGCAAGGTAAAGAAGAAGcgggaggaggaggagaagCCGAAGAAGCAGCTAAGGTTTCACAGGGATCCGCGGGATTACTATCGGACAGTATCTTGTTTACAGATGCATGTAGGCCAAGCAAACTGAAGAATACTGGTAGTAAGGGATGTCACGAGCCTAAAAAAGACCCTGGCTCATTTCAGGCCATAGAGCAGTTACTCTACGAGTATGATAAAAGCCAGGAAAACTCAGAAAATTACGAAGAGGTTTTTGGGCAGGTCGAAGAACCAACAGAGTATGCCCGGGTTGCGACGTTGGATTTCCAAAAGTGGGCTGAAACAGGACAAGAGATTCTCAAGGAACACCAGGAATTGATGGCCAAAATGGTTGCTAATAGAGCCAAGCTAAGTTACAAATTCCAGGTGATCACTCAGGTGATAAACGAAAGAGCGGAGGTGCTAATGAAGCAAGGAACACAATTCCAAGAGAAGCTGGAGCGGATCCAAACTCTCGGCAGGGAAATCCTAGACATCATCTAA
- the YML6 gene encoding mitochondrial 54S ribosomal protein uL4m (similar to Ashbya gossypii AER316C 1-intron) has protein sequence MHGSRTLSNIARRFVRYQSVKASSRLPNAAEPPMFTLATIRAFPSLEPMSFVPVPTSVLGAPLRRDLLWRAVVYENDNKRVGSSNPPGRSENGFSRRKVLPQKGSGRARAGDANSPTRNNGARALARNAPNDYTTELPRKVYSLAFNNALSYQYKRGNLFVIGGDDSMSTVNDLDFTKLDISPTAESTGDVIFEKFMQEYGLGKKKLLFVINEPREGLFEFTEKFKDTVNIVQKEFVDVNDLLKAHRVLIELDALEYLAVTHSLR, from the exons ATGCACGGCTCTAGAACTTTGAGTAACATCGCTCGGAGG TTTGTCCGCTACCAATCGGTCAAGGCAAGCAGCCGTCTGCCTAATGCAGCAGAGCCGCCAATGTTTACGTTGGCTACAATACGTGCTTTTCCTTCTCTAGAACCCATGTCATTTGTGCCGGTGCCCACGTCGGTGCTGGGAGCTCCACTCAGAAGAGATTTGCTATGGCGAGCAGTTGTCTACGAAAATGACAATAAGCGTGTTGGGTCCTCCAACCCACCAGGAAGAAGTGAAAATGGGTTTTCAAGGCGCAAGGTGCTACCCCAGAAGGGCTCTGGACGGGCCAGAGCAGGTGATGCCAACTCACCCACTAGAAATAACGGTGCCAGGGCACTCGCAAGAAACGCTCCAAATGACTATACTACAGAACTTCCACGCAAGGTATACTCTCTGGCCTTTAACAATGCTTTAAGCTATCAATACAAAAGGGGAAACCTGTTTGTCATTGGAGGCGACGATTCAATGTCCACTGTCAATGACCTTGACTTCACCAAACTTGATATATCACCAACAGCTGAGAGCACCGGCGACGTTATTTTCGAAAAATTCATGCAGGAATATGGTTTAGGGAAGAAAAAACTACTGTTTGTCATCAACGAACCAAGAGAAGGGCTGTTCGAATTCACTGAAAAGTTTAAGGACACAGTAAACATTGTTCAAAAGGAATTTGTTGATGTGAATGATTTGTTAAAGGCTCACAGAGTCTTAATTGAATTGGATGCCTTGGAGTATTTGGCTGTCACGCATTCTCTCAGATAA
- the ADA2 gene encoding chromatin-binding transcription regulator ADA2 (similar to Ashbya gossypii AER318C): MSNKFHCDICSSDCTNRVRISCAICAEYDLCVPCFSQGLYNGNHRPYHDYRIIETNSYPILCEDWGADEELALIKGAQTLGLGNWQDIADNIGSRDKEEVYEHYLKYYLNSEYYPIPDITKDICVPQEEFLENRKRRIERFREKPLQPLRKPVASVPSCHEVQGFMPGRLEFETEFENDAEGPVKDMVFDPDDQPLEIEVKLAILDIYNSRLTTRAEKKRLLFENNLMDYRRLQNIDKKRSKEAKDLYNKIKAFASIMTPQDFEEFSRDILEELRCRTRIAQLQEWRSNGITTLEAGLKYERDKQTRIQTLERFGSAIYSCNSSGSNRYRASAAHRTGSDFNQNYNEGSGKKKSMTMSDIQHGADFGLLSPEEQQLCIQLKVLPKPYIAIKEVIFRELLRTGGMLKKKHCRELLNIDPAKANKIYEFFSFQNWL, encoded by the coding sequence ATGTCCAACAAGTTCCACTGTGATATTTGTTCTTCTGATTGTACGAATCGCGTTAGAATCTCTTGTGCAATATGTGCAGAGTACGATCTATGTGTTCCTTGCTTTTCACAAGGTTTGTACAATGGGAACCACCGGCCATACCATGACTACCGGATTATAGAAACAAACTCGTATCCTATCTTGTGCGAGGATTGGGGAGCGGATGAGGAATTGGCTCTGATAAAGGGAGCGCAGACATTGGGACTTGGCAATTGGCAGGATATTGCAGATAACATTGGTTCGCGAGATAAAGAAGAGGTATACGAGCattatttgaagtattATCTAAACAGTGAGTATTATCCGATACCAGATATCACGAAAGATATATGTGTTCCGCAGGAAGAGTTTTTAGAGAACCGTAAGCGGCGTATTGAGAGATTCAGGGAGAAGCCGTTGCAACCGCTAAGAAAGCCAGTTGCATCTGTGCCTTCGTGTCATGAAGTGCAAGGGTTCATGCCAGGGCGGTTAGAATTTGAGACGGAGTTTGAGAATGATGCTGAAGGGCCTGTGAAGGATATGGTTTTTGATCCCGATGATCAGCCTCTGGAGATAGAGGTAAAGTTGGCGATATTGGATATTTACAATTCAAGACTTACAACGAGGGCAGAGAAGAAACGACTGCTGTTCGAGAACAATTTGATGGATTATAGACGCCTTCAGAACATTGATAAAAAGCGGTCCAAAGAAGCCAAGGATCTGTACAACAAGATCAAGGCCTTTGCAAGTATCATGACACCGCAGgactttgaagaatttagtCGGGATATACTAGAGGAACTTCGGTGTAGGACGCGGATCGCACAATTACAAGAATGGAGGTCAAATGGCATCACTACTTTGGAAGCAGGTCTTAAATATGAACGTGATAAGCAGACTAGAATCCAGACTTTGGAGAGATTTGGTTCTGCTATATACTCTTGCAATTCTTCCGGCTCCAACCGGTATCGCGCGTCTGCTGCACATAGGACCGGATCTGATTTCAACCAAAATTACAATGAGGGCAGCggaaagaagaaaagtaTGACTATGAGTGACATACAGCATGGTGCTGATTTTGGGTTACTGTCACCTGAGGAACAACAGTTATGCATACAATTAAAAGTGTTACCAAAGCCATATATCGCCATCAAGGAAGTTATCTTCAGAGAGTTACTGCGCACTGGTgggatgttgaaaaagaagcattgCCGAGAATTGCTTAACATAGATCCTGCCAAAGCAAATAAAATCTACGAGTTCTTTAGTTTCCAGAACTGGTTGTAA
- the RPS17B gene encoding 40S ribosomal protein eS17 (similar to Ashbya gossypii AER319W 1-intron): protein MGRVRTKTVKRASKALIERYYPKLTMDFQTNKRLCDEIATIQSKRLRNKIAGYTTHLMKRIQKGPVRGISFKLQEEERERKDQYVPAVSALDLSLSKGVLNLDAQSAELVKALGLKLPMSVSNVSGQRDRRFRRRN from the exons ATG GGTAGAGTTAGAACTAAGACCGTTAAGCGTGCCTCCAAGGCTTTGATCGAACGTTACTATCCAAAATTGACCATGGATTTCCAAACTAACAAGAGATTGTGTGACGAGATCGCTACCATCCAATCTAAGAGATTAAGAAACAAGATTGCTGGTTACACTACCCATTTGATGAAGCGAATTCAAAAGGGTCCAGTTAGAGGTATTTCCTTCAAGTTGCAAGAGGaggaaagagaaagaaaggACCAATACGTTCCAGCTGTCTCTGCTTTGGACTTGTCCCTCAGCAAGGGTGTGTTGAACCTAGATGCCCAATCTGCTGAGTTGGTCAAGGCTTTGGGTTTGAAGTTGCCAATGTCTGTTTCCAATGTTTCTGGCCAAAGAGACAGAAgattcagaagaagaaactaA
- a CDS encoding uncharacterized protein (similar to Ashbya gossypii AER314W), which produces MSGKPLFPSLATLLHVESSDIASVSYQPLQFTKFKPDRQGVIKLPPLFAGTGTGTDASTPQTQCVRSPLTQVSSHNIMRIQNIDSSHKSCMLLSRSTPPSSASAIIIPPEESPSRCVEKQFQNTNFSHVSKSYATVLEAATVPVDSACSMHGDSTAEVETSVSSHKRASVNSSRKRSFAFISHSQETFLSQEPSIDNAPLARRKRRRTSKHELTILQQEFEKCRAPSKERRMQLAPRCNMTEKAVQIWFQNKRQGMRKKEREQTDLPATPVSQKKSRPAVSSSPDDDSCSETVSRQESVTRTARRVSDMKTPVKKVSSCNLGTMAGSSAVRKSTPASSPSRPASQAGRGQAFRFRLKSDKQLTPIHASPNNRVNRLINGNTPVTASATKTLVIGANNVDISGLHEHAASPIKRYKRRGIPLTELSINTLKD; this is translated from the coding sequence ATGTCTGGAAAACCACTGTTCCCATCGCTGGCCACGCTGCTGCATGTGGAATCCTCCGACATTGCTTCTGTGAGTTACCAGCCATTGCAGTTCACCAAATTCAAACCCGACAGGCAGGGTGTTATTAAGCTGCCACCGCTATTTGCGGGGACGGGGACGGGAACGGATGCTAGCACCCCACAGACCCAGTGTGTCAGGAGCCCGCTCACACAGGTGTCATCACACAATATTATGAGGATCCAGAATATTGATTCGTCCCACAAGTCGTGTATGCTATTGTCCAGGTCGACACCACCCTCCTCTGCGTCCGCCATTATCATACCTCCCGAAGAATCTCCTTCGAGGTGTGTCGAGAAGCAGTTTCAGAACACGAATTTCAGCCATGTGTCAAAGTCATATGCTACTGTCTTGGAAGCTGCAACGGTACCAGTGGACTCGGCTTGTTCAATGCACGGTGATTCAACTGCGGAGGTGGAAACCTCCGTGTCCTCACACAAGCGGGCCTCCGTCAACTCATCCAGGAAAAGATCGTTTGCATTTATTTCTCATTCACAAGAAACATTCCTGTCACAGGAGCCCTCTATAGATAATGCCCCCCTGGCTCGTCGTAAGAGGAGGAGAACCTCCAAGCACGAACTTACCATTCTGCaacaagaatttgaaaaatgtcGTGCACCTTCCAAGGAAAGAAGGATGCAGCTAGCTCCTCGTTGTAACATGACTGAGAAGGCAGTCCAGATTTGGTTTCAGAATAAAAGACAAGGCATGAGGAAGAAAGAACGTGAACAGACAGATCTACCTGCTACACCGGTATCACAAAAAAAGTCGAGGCCTGCAGTCAGCTCTTCCCCAGATGATGATTCATGCTCCGAGACCGTCTCACGTCAAGAAAGTGTCACCCGTACGGCTCGCCGAGTTTCAGATATGAAGACACCAGTTAAGAAGGTTAGCTCCTGCAACCTCGGTACCATGGCCGGTAGCTCGGCCGTCAGAAAGTCCACACCAGCATCTTCACCGTCTAGACCTGCCTCGCAAGCTGGGAGAGGTCAGGCGTTTCGGTTCAGATTGAAATCTGATAAGCAGCTCACTCCGATCCACGCCTCGCCCAACAATAGGGTCAATAGATTAATCAACGGAAATACCCCAGTAACTGCCAGTGCTACCAAAACCCTGGTTATAGGTGCGAATAATGTTGATATCTCTGGCCTTCATGAACATGCAGCCTCTCCCATCAAGAGATATAAGCGAAGGGGCATACCACTAACAGAGCTTAGTATTAACACTTTAAAGGACTAA